CAGGTGATCCGGAACGCCCGGACAGATCGGCCGGCGATCATCGACGTCGCGGAGGACGGCACGGTCACAGAACTGTCTTGGGGCGAATTGCTCGGACGCACGGCAGCATTCGCCGACAGGTTGCGCTCTCATGGTGTGGGAGTGGGTGATCGGGTCGTCGGATACCTGCCCAATGTCCCCGAAGCGGTGATTGCCTTTCTGGCGACCGCGAGCATCGGCGCGATTTGGAGTGCGTGTGGCCAGGACTACTCGGCGAAGGCCGCGCTGGACCGGCTGGGGCAACTCGAGCCGGTGGTGCTGGTGACCGCCGAGGGTTATCAGTTCGGCGGCAAGACCTTCGACAAGCGGGAGGATATCGAGGCTCTGCGCGCGGGACTGCCGACGCTGAAGGCGACGGTGCTGGCCTCCGAGCTCACGGAAAGCGGCGGGAAGCTCGCGACGGTGCCCGTCGACTTCGCCCATCCGCTGTGGATCCTGTACTCGTCCGGGACGACGGGTAAGCCCAAGGGGATCGTGCACGGACATGGCGGCGTCGTACTCGAACACTTAAAAGCCATAGCACTGCAATCGGATATCGGTCCTGGGGATACATTCTTCTGGTACACGAGCCCCAGCTGGATGATGTGGAACTTCCAGGTCGCCGGGCTGTTGGTGGGTGCGACGATCGTCTGCTACTCGGGCAGTCCCAGCGCTGGTCGGCCCGATGCGTTGTGGGACATCGCCGCCCGGCTTCGTGCGACGGTGCTCGGTACCAGTCCGGGATATGTGCTCGGCTGCGCAAAGGCAGGTTGTGTTCCGCGTACGGATCACGATCTGTCGGCTTTGAAGACGGTTGGCATTACTGGGTCGTCGCTGCCGCCGTCATCGTCATTGTGGTTGCGCGACAACGTCGGTGAACAAGTCCAGGTGTCGTCGATCAGCGGTGGCACCGATGTGGTGTCGGCGTTCATCGGCGGTGTGCGGACGGTGCCGGTGTGGCCGGGTGAGCTGTCGGCGCCGTATCTGGGTGTCGCACTGGACGCCTGGGATGAGTCGGGGAATCCGGTGCGCGGTGAGGTCGGCGAGTTGGTCATCACCAACCCGATGCCGTCGATGCCGATCGGCTTCTGGAACGACGCCGATGGATCGCGCTATCGCAGTGCATATTTCGAAATGTTCCCCGGGGTGTGGCGACACGGGGACTGGATCACGATCACCGATCACGGCAGCATCATCGTGCACGGACGTTCAGATTCGACGCTGAACCGGCACGGTATCCGGATGGGTAGCGCCGATATCTACCAGGCGGTGGAACGGCTGCCGGAGGTCGCCGAGGCGTTGGTCATCGGGTGTGAGCAGGAGGACGGCGGATATTGGATGCCGTTGTTCGTGGTGCTCGCCGAGGGAGCCGCACTCGACGAAGACCTCCGCGAACGAATCAAGAAGACGATTCGCGACGAGGTGTCACCGCGACACGTTCCCGACGAAATCATCGAGGCTCCCGGGGTGCCGCATACGCGGACCGGCAAGAAGCTCGAGGTGCCGATCAAGAAGTTGTTCGGCGGCGCGGATGCCGCGAAGGTGGTGGAGCGCACCGCCGTCGACGATCCCGCGCTGCTGGATTGGTACGCCAACCTCAAGCGCTGACTCGTCAGTTTTCCGACCGGATGATGTGGTCGTCGGCGTCGTCAACAATGGGCGGAACGGTTGTGATCATTTGAGTTGTCCTTCGTGAGTTGGTGAATCCGAAGCTACGGATGTGCCTTGGAAGTTCCTTGGCGATTTTCAAGCTACGGACCCGCGGGCGCGGTGGCTCGCTTGTGCGCACTAGTCGCGAAGTGAGCGATAGAGCCTGTTTTGCGCTTTGTGCTCACTTGTCGGTGCTGGAGTCTAGGGTCGAATGTATGTTCGAGTCAAAGTTCGTCGACGCTGATGATGCGGCGGTGGTCGCCGCGATCGAGGACTGTGCACGAGCGGAGGCGGTGGCGGGGGCGCGTCGGTTGGCCGCGATCGCTGAACTGATGCGTCGCCGCGTGCTCGATGAGGATGAGGACGAGCGGTCGCGGTGGGTCTGTGATGGGTGGGACTCGGTGGTGGCCGAGGTGGCGGCGGCGTTACGGCTGAGTCGACGGAAGGCGTCGGGTCAGATGCATATCGCGCGGGCGTTGCGTGATCATTTGCCGACGGTGGCGGCGCTGTTTGACCGTGGTGAGCTCAGTGCGCGGGTGGTCGGGGCGATTACCTGGCGCACCCAGTTCGTGACCGACGAGCCGGTGTGGGCGGCCATCGATTCTGAGATCGCCGCGCGGGCCGTGACGTGGGGTCCGTTCTCCGACGACAAGCTGGTCTCGGTGATCGACGCGGTGCTCTATGAGTTCGACCGCGATGCCGTCATTGAGGCCAAGACCGCGACCCGCAGCCGCGATTTCTGCATTGGTGAGCTCGAGGACGAGAACGGGGTGACCTCGGTGCGGGGCCGGCTGCGCGCCGCCGATGCCGCGGTGCTCAAGAAGAAGGTGGCCGCGATGGTCGCCACGGTGTGCGACGACGATCCCCGCTCGATGGCCGAGCGTCGCGCTGATGCGGTGGGGGCGTTGAGCAACGGCAACGATCACCTGCCGTGTCTGTGTGAGACACCGGGCTGCCCGGCCCGCGCGGGACAGCCCGCGCCGAAGTCGGCGATAGTGGTCAACGTCTACACCGACCAAACCACCCTCGACACCGTGCACACCCGCCACCAATCGGCCACACCGCAGTCCCGTGCGCCCCGGTCACCCGCGCCGTCGTTGCCGGTGTCGGCGGGGATGGCGGTGTTGTCGGGTACTGAGGTGATGCCCACGCCGTTGCTGGCCGAGTTGTTGCGCAACGGGGCCAAGCTGCGGCCGTTGTGCACCCAAGAGGTGGAGAATGAACCCGAATCCGGGTATCGGCCGTCGGCGAAGCTGGCACGGTTTGTTCGGGGTCGAGATTTGACCTGTCGTTTTCCGGGGTGCACCGCGCCTGCGGAGTTCTGCGATGAGCTTGTCAAGATTTCTGTGTAGGTGGCTGGTTTACAGGTAGGGGTTGATTCGTTCGGGGTAGGTCAGGGCCAGTGCGCCTAGTGCTTGTTTCCAGCCGTTGGTGCGTGCTCCCTCGACGAGGCGCTTGGTGCGTGAGCGGTCTCCGGTCTTGAGTGGGTCGTCGTAGAACTTCTGGCGTTCTCGAGCGCGTTTGTCCTCGATGTTGCAGATCGCCAGCCACAGCAGCTTGACCGCGGCCTGATCACTGGGAAAGTGTCCGCGGTTCTTGATGATCTTGCGTAACTGGTAGTTCAGCGATTCGATCGCGTTGGTGGTGTAGATGATTCGCCGCAGATCTGGCGGGAACGCCAAGAACGGGATGAACCGCTCCCAGGCATTACGCCAGGCGATCACTGTCGTCGGATTCGACTGTCCCAGAGCCGAATTAGCGAACTCCTCGAACGCCTCGGCTGCCGCGTCGGCGGTGGGAGCGGTGTAGATGGTCTTCAGTGCCGCCGCGATCTCCTTGCGCTTTCCGTAGGAGACAAACCGCATGGAATTGCGGATCAGATGCACCACGCAGGTCTGCACAGTGGCCTGCGGCCACGTCGCCTCGACAGCCTCGGCGAACCCATTCAACCCGTCGGTGCACACGATCAGGATGTCCTTGACCCCACGATTGGCCAGCTCGGCACAGACCCCGGCCCAGAACTTCGCGCCTTCGTTGGCCGTCACCCAGATCCCCAGCACGTGGCGGATGCCATCGAGATCGACACCCACGGCGATGTGGGCGGCGCGGTTCTTGACCTGGTGACCGTCACGGATCTTGATCACCAGCGCGTCGAGATAGACGATCGGATAGAGCTCCTCCAGCGGCCGTTTCTGCCACTGAATGACCTCCTCGAGCACTGCATCGGTGATCTTGGAGACCGTCTCGTGGGAAAGCTCGGTGCCGATCGTGGTGGCCAGATGATGCTGAATATCGCGGATCGTCATCCCGCCGGCGTAAAGCGAGATGATCATGTCGTCCAGACCGCCCAGGCGCCGTGCCCCCTTAGGGACCAGCGTCGGGTGAAGCTCCGTCGCGATCGCGCGGGATCGCTAACCCGACGTCACCGACCTCGCTGGCCACGGTCTTAGGTGTGAACCCGTTACGAGCATTGGGTAGTTCACGCCCGACCGGATCACCCTTCTCATAACCCAGGTGGTCAGTGAGCTCAGCGGCCAACCCGCGCTCCAGAACGGCTTTGACCATCTCGGGCAGAAACCCGCCCTCACCGGTCAACTGCAACTGACCGGCATCGATCTTGGCTAACACATCATCCAACACACCCGCAGACTTCAACGCCTCCATGGCATCAGCGCCCGACATCGGCTCGTCAGTGGTCACATCCATCGATACTGCTCCAATTCATCAGGAGCCACAGCTACACAAAACATCTGACACGCCCGATCGGGCCTACGCACCCCTCGAATCTGGCCTGTCTGTGTCGAAAACATCACCACCTCAAGACGTTTTGGGCTGGTGACTGGGAACTGAAACTGCTGCCCGACGGTGTGGCGGTGTGGACGTCGCCGACCGGCCGAACATATAAGACGTATTCGGGATGTCGAAGTTACTTTCCCGATGGGACACAAATACCGGCGACCTGCCGCCGGCGTCGTCAACGCAACCACCAACCGCCGACCGGGGTGTGATGATGCCCCGACGCCGACGCACCCGTTCCCAGGACCGCGCCGCCTACATCAAAGCCGAACGCGAACGCAACAAGATCGCACACAGCCGGTACCAAGCTGTCTCACCAGACGACCCCGACCCACCGCCGTTCTAGGTGATCCAGTCGCCGATGCGGCGTACGGCCTCCTCGATATCGTGCGACGGTCCTGCGAAGGAAAGTCGGACGAACGAACCGCCGCTCACCGTGTCGAAGTCGATACCCGGCGCGATTGCAACACCGGTGTCGGCCAGCAGCTTTGAGCAGAACGACAACGAATCGGTCGTCAGGTGCGATACGTCGGCGTACACGTAGAACGCGCCGTCCGTAGGCGCCAGCTTTTCGATGCCGATTCGCGGAAGACCATCCAGCAGCAGTTGCCGGTTACCTACGTACTGGTGCAACAGTGCATCGGCCTCCGCGACGGACTCCGGTGCGAATGCGGCGATCGCGGCCATCTGCGACAGCGTCGGCGGGCAGATGGTGAAGTTACTTGTCAGGCGGGCGACAGCGTCCTGCAGTTCCTGCGGTACCAGCAGCCACCCCAGCCGCCAGCCCGTCATCGCGAAATACTTCGAAAAGCTGTTCACCACAACCGATTCTCGCGACGTCTCCCACGCGCAACTGGTCGCAGGCGCTCCCTCGTACACCAAGCCGTGGTACACCTCGTCGCTGATCAACCGCACACCCGACGACTCGCACCACGACGCGATCGCAGCGAGTTCGTAGGGTGGGATCACCGTGCCCGTCGGGTTGGCAGGGCTTGCGACGACGACTCCCTGCACCGGCGGATCAATTTCGGCGAGCATCTCGACCGTCGGCTGGAACCGAGTCTGCGGTCCGCACGGGATCTCCACGACCTCGCATCCCAGCGCCGTAAGAATATTGCGGTAGCAGGGATAACCCGGGCGCGCGATCGCCACCCGATCGCCGGCATCGAAGCAGGCAAGAAACGTCAACAGGAACCCACCGCTCGAACCTGTCGTGATCACGACGTCTTGCGGATCCACCGCCAGCGCGTGTCGACTCCGATACGACTCGGCAATCGTGGCCCGCAACTCCGGAATGCCGAGCGACACGGAATAGCCGAGCACGGTTCCTTCCAGCGCCGCCCTCGCCGCCGCACGCACCGCCTGCGGAGCCCCCGCACTCGGCTGGCCAGCCGACAGATTGACCAGATCCCCGTGACTGCGCTGACGCTCCGTCGCCGCCAACCACACATCCATCACATAGAACGGCGGGATGCCCGCACGCAACGCGACGCCGCTCATCACACACCGACCGGTAGCTGATCGAGATCGTGGAAGAACGGATGCACGTCGGCGTAGTAGTACGGCTTGAGGGCGCCCTGTATGCCGGTCCAGTCAGGCTCCCACGCCACCAACGCGTCGAGATCCTTCCGCGCAATCACCACAGGTGGTTTGCAGTTGTCATATTGGCCGATGACCCTTGTGGTCTCGGCGTTTTCCGGGGTTGATCGCCACACGTCATGGAGCACCATCGTCGTCCGGACATGTCCGCCGACGACCGAGTCGAACTGCCCCTGCCACGCCGCGACCGCGACGAAATGCAGGAACGTGGCCCACGTCTTCCCCAACCGCGTCAACAGGATCGCGGGCGCGATGTAACTCGACGTGCACGACGTGTTGATGTAGCCGTAGTCCGTGCCTGCCGACTCCTCCAGCTTCGTTGCGGTGTCCGGCTGGCGTGCGGCCAGCGTTTCGTCGATACCGGCCGCGCTCAGAATCGTCTTCCACGGCTCGTCGCAGGCGGGCAGTCCCAGGTTCTCATCCAAGACGAAGCTCAGCATTGCGGCGAGCCTACGTCGGAACTGGGACGGCCGCGGCCACTTACCTGCCAGAATCCTCGAATGGACGGTTCGTGGGAATCGCGTGTGGTCAGCGTTGCGGGCATCCGCAGCCCGGTGCGGATCGGCGGCCCCGAATCGGGCGAGCCCGTCCTCTTCGTCCACGGCAACAACGCCGGCGCCGACTGGGGTCCATTGATGACTCCGGTCGCCGAGTTCGCCCGCGTCATCGCGCCCGAACTCCCGGGGTTCGGCAGCGCCGACAAACCCGCCGAATGGGGCTACACCGTCGCGCATTACGCCACGCACCTCGACGGTGTGCTCAGCCAGCTCGAGACGCGGCCGGTGCACCTCGTGGCGCACGACTTCGGCGGGCCCTTTGCGCTCGCATGGGCGGCCGACCACCTCGACCGGACCGCCAGCATCACCCTGATCAACACTCCGCGACGCATCAACCACACCGCCGCGAAGATCTGGCGCACCCCGATCCTCGGCGAGCTCTCCGCGCTCACCGCCAACGTCCCGCTGACCCGGGCGCTGCTGAAACGTTCCGATCCCGGGCTGCCCGACGAGCACCGGGATCGGATCGTCGAACACGTTTTGGTTCCAGGCACCGAACGCGCCGTCATCGAGCTGTATCGCGCCACCGGCGAGCACGCGATCGAGGTCTACGTCGACCGCCTCGCGGAGTTCACCGGCGACGTGCTGATCATCTGGGGCGACAGTGACGCCTACATCGCGCCGGAACAGGCCGATGAACAACGCCAGATCTTCCGCAATGCACGCGTGGAAGTCGTTGTGGGCGTGGGCCATTGGCCGTGGTTGGAGCAACCCGACGTGGTGGTCGGCCACCTGACCAACTTCCTGCGCCGCTAGAGCACTTCCGACTCGAGCCGACGCAGATGTTCGCGCGGCGGCCCGAGCAGCTGCGCGCTGCCGTGCGCGCGTTTGAAATAGAGCTGGATGTCGTGCTCCCAGGTGATCGCGATACCACCGTGCATCTGCACCGCCTCGGCGGCGACCTTCGAGAACGCCTCGCACGCCGTGAAGCGTGCCAGCGCAGCCGACGTCGCCGAGGGTTCGGCGATGGCGTCGTTGACCACCGCACGCGCCGACTGCACCGCGACGTACAGATCGGCCATCCGATGCTTGAGCGCCTGGAAGCTACCGACCGGGCGACCGAACTGCACCCTCTCCTTTGTGTACGCCACAGTGAGATCGAGGCACCGCGTTGCCGCCCCGATCTGCTCGGCGGCCAACAGGATCGCGGCCGTGTCGGCGATGCCAGGGTCGGCACCGATATCCGTGCCCTCCTGCGGCTCGACGCGCGCGAGCCGACGCGTGAGGTCCATGGTGTCGACGCGATGTGCGGCGAACTGTGGCAGCCGCTTGAGCCGCTGACCGTCGGCGGCGATCGCGATATCGGCGACGTCGCCGTTGATCACGAAGTCCCGGTCGAAGACAACGGTGCCGATCTTGGTGCCCGCCGCCAGCTCCTCGAGAGCCTCGGCGTCCGGCTCGTCTGCCGCAAGCAGCGCCAGCTCGGCGAGCGTCGTACCGAGCAGTGGCGTCGGCACCAACGCTTTACCGAGCTCTTCTAGGACGACGGCCGCGTCGGCGAGCTCACCGCCGGCTCCGCCCAGCTCCTCGGGTACGACGAGTGCGGCGGCACCCACCTGCTCGCACAACAAGTTCCACAGCGATTCGTCGTAGCCCCGTTCGGATTCCATCGCCGAGCGCACCGCGGCGGGAGGTGCATGCTTCTCGACCAGCGCGGCGACCGTGCTCCGCAGCAGTTCCCGTTCTTCGCTCACAATGCCTCCAGAAGCCGTCGCCGATGAAGCGCCGGATCGCCCCACGCCGAGCGCAACGCCTGCACCCGCAACAACCACAGCGACATGTCGTGCTCTTGTGTGAAACCGATGGCACCGTGTGTCTGCAGCGCCGACCGCGCCGCCAGCAGCGCGGCGTCGGACGCGGCCACCTTCGCGGCGCTGACGTCCCTGGCGGTATCGGTCGACTCGTCGGCCACCGCCAGCGCCGCCCCGTACACGAGCGGTCGGGCGAGCTCGAGCGCGATGTGCACGTCGGCAAGCTTGTGCTTGATCGCCTGATACGTGCCGATCACCTTGCCGAACTGGCTGCGCTGCTTGGCGTACTCGACCGACATGTCGAGCAGCGTCTGACCCAGGCCGACCAGTTGGGCCGACGTCGCCAGCACACCGAACTCGTATGCGCGCGCCACGTCGGCGGCGCGGCCCGCGCCGGAAGCGTTGACGTCGAACAGTTTCCGGCTGGGATCGACCGACTCCACCGGCGCGGCCGCAGCGCCGTCACGGACCTCGCCGTTGTCGGTCACCAGGATGAGTCCGGCTGTATCGGCGTCGACCGCGCGCGGTACCTGTGGAGGCATCGAGGCGGTCGCGATCAACTCGCCCGACGCCAGTCCCGCGCTGCGCTCGTCGTC
The nucleotide sequence above comes from Mycolicibacterium moriokaense. Encoded proteins:
- a CDS encoding acetoacetate--CoA ligase: MTAAAPQWVPTDEDVANARVTDFARFVAEHAGVTTTDYTSLWQWSVDDPDAFWAALWDYFELGDRGERVLENETMPGAQWFPGVTLNYVDQVIRNARTDRPAIIDVAEDGTVTELSWGELLGRTAAFADRLRSHGVGVGDRVVGYLPNVPEAVIAFLATASIGAIWSACGQDYSAKAALDRLGQLEPVVLVTAEGYQFGGKTFDKREDIEALRAGLPTLKATVLASELTESGGKLATVPVDFAHPLWILYSSGTTGKPKGIVHGHGGVVLEHLKAIALQSDIGPGDTFFWYTSPSWMMWNFQVAGLLVGATIVCYSGSPSAGRPDALWDIAARLRATVLGTSPGYVLGCAKAGCVPRTDHDLSALKTVGITGSSLPPSSSLWLRDNVGEQVQVSSISGGTDVVSAFIGGVRTVPVWPGELSAPYLGVALDAWDESGNPVRGEVGELVITNPMPSMPIGFWNDADGSRYRSAYFEMFPGVWRHGDWITITDHGSIIVHGRSDSTLNRHGIRMGSADIYQAVERLPEVAEALVIGCEQEDGGYWMPLFVVLAEGAALDEDLRERIKKTIRDEVSPRHVPDEIIEAPGVPHTRTGKKLEVPIKKLFGGADAAKVVERTAVDDPALLDWYANLKR
- a CDS encoding DUF222 domain-containing protein; translation: MFESKFVDADDAAVVAAIEDCARAEAVAGARRLAAIAELMRRRVLDEDEDERSRWVCDGWDSVVAEVAAALRLSRRKASGQMHIARALRDHLPTVAALFDRGELSARVVGAITWRTQFVTDEPVWAAIDSEIAARAVTWGPFSDDKLVSVIDAVLYEFDRDAVIEAKTATRSRDFCIGELEDENGVTSVRGRLRAADAAVLKKKVAAMVATVCDDDPRSMAERRADAVGALSNGNDHLPCLCETPGCPARAGQPAPKSAIVVNVYTDQTTLDTVHTRHQSATPQSRAPRSPAPSLPVSAGMAVLSGTEVMPTPLLAELLRNGAKLRPLCTQEVENEPESGYRPSAKLARFVRGRDLTCRFPGCTAPAEFCDELVKISV
- a CDS encoding pyridoxal phosphate-dependent aminotransferase; protein product: MSGVALRAGIPPFYVMDVWLAATERQRSHGDLVNLSAGQPSAGAPQAVRAAARAALEGTVLGYSVSLGIPELRATIAESYRSRHALAVDPQDVVITTGSSGGFLLTFLACFDAGDRVAIARPGYPCYRNILTALGCEVVEIPCGPQTRFQPTVEMLAEIDPPVQGVVVASPANPTGTVIPPYELAAIASWCESSGVRLISDEVYHGLVYEGAPATSCAWETSRESVVVNSFSKYFAMTGWRLGWLLVPQELQDAVARLTSNFTICPPTLSQMAAIAAFAPESVAEADALLHQYVGNRQLLLDGLPRIGIEKLAPTDGAFYVYADVSHLTTDSLSFCSKLLADTGVAIAPGIDFDTVSGGSFVRLSFAGPSHDIEEAVRRIGDWIT
- a CDS encoding PhnD/SsuA/transferrin family substrate-binding protein is translated as MLSFVLDENLGLPACDEPWKTILSAAGIDETLAARQPDTATKLEESAGTDYGYINTSCTSSYIAPAILLTRLGKTWATFLHFVAVAAWQGQFDSVVGGHVRTTMVLHDVWRSTPENAETTRVIGQYDNCKPPVVIARKDLDALVAWEPDWTGIQGALKPYYYADVHPFFHDLDQLPVGV
- a CDS encoding alpha/beta fold hydrolase, producing MDGSWESRVVSVAGIRSPVRIGGPESGEPVLFVHGNNAGADWGPLMTPVAEFARVIAPELPGFGSADKPAEWGYTVAHYATHLDGVLSQLETRPVHLVAHDFGGPFALAWAADHLDRTASITLINTPRRINHTAAKIWRTPILGELSALTANVPLTRALLKRSDPGLPDEHRDRIVEHVLVPGTERAVIELYRATGEHAIEVYVDRLAEFTGDVLIIWGDSDAYIAPEQADEQRQIFRNARVEVVVGVGHWPWLEQPDVVVGHLTNFLRR
- the ipdE2 gene encoding acyl-CoA dehydrogenase IpdE2, with the protein product MSEERELLRSTVAALVEKHAPPAAVRSAMESERGYDESLWNLLCEQVGAAALVVPEELGGAGGELADAAVVLEELGKALVPTPLLGTTLAELALLAADEPDAEALEELAAGTKIGTVVFDRDFVINGDVADIAIAADGQRLKRLPQFAAHRVDTMDLTRRLARVEPQEGTDIGADPGIADTAAILLAAEQIGAATRCLDLTVAYTKERVQFGRPVGSFQALKHRMADLYVAVQSARAVVNDAIAEPSATSAALARFTACEAFSKVAAEAVQMHGGIAITWEHDIQLYFKRAHGSAQLLGPPREHLRRLESEVL
- a CDS encoding acyl-CoA dehydrogenase family protein, with product MYFELDEQQRDFAASIDAALGAADLPAAIRAWAAGDTAPGRKVWAQLADLGVTALAVPEKYDGIEAHPVDLVVAAERLGRWCVPGPVTESIAVAPVLLADDERSAGLASGELIATASMPPQVPRAVDADTAGLILVTDNGEVRDGAAAAPVESVDPSRKLFDVNASGAGRAADVARAYEFGVLATSAQLVGLGQTLLDMSVEYAKQRSQFGKVIGTYQAIKHKLADVHIALELARPLVYGAALAVADESTDTARDVSAAKVAASDAALLAARSALQTHGAIGFTQEHDMSLWLLRVQALRSAWGDPALHRRRLLEAL